Below is a window of Streptomyces spongiicola DNA.
CCCGTCCCGCCCGTCCCGCCGCCCGGCGGGTCCGGTGGGTCCGGTGGGTCCGGCGTACGCCGCGGTGCCCTTCCCCGGCCGTACCGCCCGTCCCCCCTGTCCTGCCCGTCCTGCCCGTCCCGCCCGTCCCGCCGCCCGGCGGGTCCGGTGGGTCCGGTGGGTCCGGCGTACGCCGCGGTGCCCTTCCCCGGCCGTACCGCCCGTCCCCCCTGTCCTGCCCGTCCTGCCCGTCCTGCCCGGCGGGTCCGGCGGGTCCGGCGGGTCCGGTGGGTCCGGTGGGTCCGGTGGGTCCGGTGGGTCCGGTGGGTCCGGTGGGTCCGGTGGGTCCGGCGGGTCCGGAGCGTCCGGTGGGTCCGGCAGGGACCGGCGTACGCCGCGGCGCCCTTCCCCGGCCGTACCGCCACCCGGCCGTGCCTGCACACGGCCGCGTGGCGCCGCGCCCCGGCCGCGCCGGCCCGCACGGCCGGCGGGGTGGGAGCCCGGAGCCCCCGGTCTGCCGGTCGTCCCGTATCTGGGATACCGTGCCGAATATGAGAGAAGATGGCGAGAGCGGGCAGCGCGACCCCGTCGACGTACGGCTGGCGGCACGGCTCGCCGGGCTGCGGGCCGAACGCGGCTGGTCGCTGGACGAGTTGGCGCGGCGCAGCGGAGTGAGCCGGTCGACCCTGTCGCGTGCGGAGCGGGGCGAGATCAGCCCCACCACCTCGCTGCTGGGCAAGCTGTGCGCGGTCCACGGCAGGACGATGTCCCAGCTGCTGGGCGAGGTGGAGGCGGAGCCCGCCGAGTTCGTCCGCGCCGCAGACCAGACGGTCTGGGCGGACGAGTCGGCGGGCTTCGTCCGGCGTTCCGTCTCGCCGCCGCGCACCGGTCTGCGCGCGGAGATCGTCGAGTCCCGGCTCGCCCCCGGAGCCGACCTCGCGTACGAAGCGCCCCCGGTTCCCGGCATGGAGCAGCACATCTGGATGCTCGACGGCACGGTCGAGATCACCGTCGGCGACTCCACGCACGAGCTGCACGCGGGTGACTGCCTGCGGTTCCGCCTCCGGGGGCCGACGCGATTCCGCTGCGCCGGACCCGGGGAGGCGCGCTACGCCGTGGTGGTGCTGCCGTGACCGGCTTCACCGTCTCCCGGCTGGGCGCGGGGGAACTCGGGCGTGCGGCACCCCGGTTGGCCGAGCTGCTGGTCGACGCGGTCGAGGGCGGTGCCTCCGTGGGCTTTCTCGCACCCCTCGACCGCACCGCCGCCGAGGAGTGGTGGAACTCGCACGGTCCCGCGCTGGCCGCGGGCGGTCGCGCCGTGTGGGTCGCGCGTGACGGGGAGCGCGTCGTCGGCACCGTCAGCGCGGGCTTTACCGGGTACCCCAACAGCGGCCACCGGGCCGAGATCGCCAAACTGCTGGTCCACCGAGAGGCCAGGGGGCGGGGGCTCGGCCGGGCCCTGCTCGGGGCGGCCGAACGCGGTGCGGCCGGCCGTGGCGCCACCCTCCTCGTCCTGGACACCGAGACGGGCAGTCCGGCCGAGAGGCTCTACCGCTCGGCCGGATGGACGGCGGCCGGAGTCATTCCCGGCTTCGCGGCGGACCCCGGCGGCACCCTGCGGCCCACCACGTTCTACTACAAGCAGCTCTCCCAGGACCGGCCGGGGTGACCGGTGCGCGGACCGCCGCCGGAGTCGGGGGGTGCGACGGGTGTGCGCGCGCCGCACCGGCGCCACGCGCACCGACGGTGGTGCTCGCGCGGGCCGCTGTGCCCGGCGTCACATACGGTGATGATCCATGCGCGGCCGTCCGCCTCGTGTGACGCACGGTCACCCCGCATGTGGGAGTGGCACAAGCGTGTGACGCATGGTCACGGTGTGGGTGCGAAGGACGCACGCGCGTGACGGACGGTCATCGCGTGTGCGCGCGCAATCACGGGTGACGCTTCAACTAGCCCGTCTTCACGGGATGTTCACATCGGTCTACACCATTCAGTGCTCTCATGGGGGAACCCCGCGCATTCCCCCATCCGTCTACGGATGGGGCGATCCCGCGGGGTCCGTCCAGTGTGATGACATTCACTGCCAGCATGACCGGAAGTGACGGATAGTAATGAGTGCCCTACATCACCGGCACGTACTGTTACGTGTGCCCAGACCGTCGACGAAGGAGACTCATGCGACCGTTCGTACTGAAGTACGTACTTCCGGCCGAGAGTCCTGCGGTCACACTGCCGTACACCTACGACTCCGCCCTGCAACTGAACGTGCTGCCGGACGGGCGGCCGGCCATCGTCGACCGCGATCTGATCCTGGTGACCGGCACGACGACGTCCACCGCCGGCTCCAAGACGCACTTCGACGACTGACGGACCGGCACGGCGATGACCGTACTGATATTGACGTGCCGTCAAGACGTCACCGCAGACATGGTGATCGCCAAGCTGCACGACCGCGGAGTGCCTCTGGTGCGACTGGACCCCGCCGACCTCCCCGGCGAGGCCGCGCTGTCCGCCGAGTATGTGCGCGGTGACTTCTACGGCCATCTGTCGACCGACGGGCGGCTGCTCAGCATGGGCGCGCTGCGGTCGGTCTGGGTGCGAAGACCGGGCGAGCCCGCCGCCCACGCCGAGGAGCCCTCGGAGTGGCTGACCGCGGAGACCGAGCAGGCCCTGTACGGGATGCTCTACTCGGCCCCCGCGCGCTGGATGAACCACCCCTGCGTCTCAGCGCAGGCCCGCTGCAAGCCCTGGCAGCTCAGCCTGGCGCACCGCAGCGGCTTCGCCGTACCCCCCACCGTCATCACCACGTTCCCCCGCGTGGCGCGGCAGTTCGCGGCCCAGTACCGGGACATCGTGGTGAAGTCCGCCTCAGGGCCGCCGTCCGGCGATCCGCCGGTGTCCCTGCCCACCACCCGCATCCCCCCCGACACCGACTTCTCCAGCGTGGCCGCCGGGCCCACGCTGCTCCAGCAGTACGTTCCCAAACGCGCCGACATCCGCCTGACCGCCGTGGGCACCAGCCTGTTCGCCGCCCGGAAACGCTCCGTGGACGGTCAGGTGGACGGACGGTACGGCGACACCGGCCAGCCCTGGAAGGCCGCCGACGTGCCCGAGCGCATCGCGCGGTCCGTGCGGGACTACATGAGTCTCGCCGGACTCGCCTACGCCGCCTTCGACTTCGCCGAGGACGAGGAGGGACTGTGGTGGTTCCTGGAAGGGAACCAGGGCGGCCAGTTCGGCTTCATCGAACTGGAGACCGGTCTGCCCATCGCGGAGGCCGTCGCGGCGTGGCTCGCCCCGCCGGTCAGGGAGCAGGGGTGACGGCCGAGGATGCCGAGCGGCGGGGGCCCGGCGGCACGGGCGCCGCGCGGCGGGACGCGCCCGCGCCCGGGAGGACCCGGCCGATCCGCCGGCCGGTCCGCCGGCGGAGCCCCGCCGGATCCAGGCCGTGCGCGGCAAGGTGCTCCTGCATCCGCCCGTACCGCACGGGCTTCCGCCGGGCGGAGGGCGATGCCCGGCGCAGCACCCCCTGCGGCGCGTCCGCCGGTGCGTCGTTGACGGCGGTGTGGTCGACATGCCCGTGAGATACGGCTCGACGGCCACCACGTCGGCGGGCCGTGCCCGACTGCCCGCCGGACCGCGGCGGTGTCGAAGGGCCGCGCGGTCGCCGCGTACGGCACCGCGACGTCCGTGCCCCCGGTCGCCGCCATGGCGTGGTCCAGCACCGGTCCGACCGCGATCACCAGGCCGCCGCGCCCCTCCCTCGCGGTCGGGAGCCGGGAGCCGGGCGCCGGGCGCCGTCGAACGGGCAGCCCGGACCTGTTCGACCGGAGCGACGGCCGCACATGGACCGGGCCGTCCCCGAGGCCGCTGCCCGCGGCGGTGCCTCGGTCTCGTCCCGGTGCCCGGGCACCCGGGCGGTCCAGCCGTCGAGGGCGCCGAGCAGGGCCGCATCGCCGGAGCCGCACGGGTGAAGCCACCCGCGGGCCGGTCGTAGGAGGCGCCCGCGCTCACCAGGACCCCGCCGGCGCCCTGGTGCCCGAAACCGCGCTTGACCTGCTCGACCAGGGAACTCGCGAAGGTGCGCGCCACCGGCCGCATTGCCCGTCAGGGCCGGTCCGCCACCCACACCGGTCATCGGCCGCTCGCGGATACCGACGTCGGCCACCCGGCCGGGATGCGCCCGTGCCGCGGGCCGGAAGCCGTCCGCGCCGATGTCCGTCGGGGCGAGGGCGAGCCGGGGGCCTCGTCCGGCAGCCCGGTCGTGCCCGAGTGTCGAGGCCGCCGCGGGCCGGTGCTCCTCGTCGCCTGTCGTCAGAGCCGTCAGAGCCGTCAGAGCCGTCAGAGCCATCGGGGCTATCGGGGCCATCGGGGCCGCCATCGGCCATCGGCGGTCCGGGTCCCGGCGGCCGGGCGCGGGGTCGTGAACGGTGGCCGGTCCGGTGCCGGTCGTGCGACCCACCGTGCAACTTCCACCGCACTCGAGATCGACCGGCGACCGGTTCGTGGCGACCCGGTGAAGTGCGGTATGGTTCTCATGCGCGTTCGGCCGGGGGAAGTCCCAGGTCAGGCGGGCACCGGGACGTGGCGCAGCTTGGTAGCGCACTTGACTGGGGGTCAAGGGGTCGCAGGTTCAAATCCTGTCGTCCCGACTTGTGAGAGTCGAAGTCGAGGGGCCGTTTCAGAGTGATCTGGAACGGCCCCTCGGCGTTCCGCCCGACCCGTGGGGAGGCGGCTCGCACCTGTGGTCCCCGGAGTCGGCGGCGGTCCGGTCCGACGGCCGCCGGGACGTCCTCGGTGCGGGCGCCGAGACGCCGCTCGCGCGGGCCCCGGGTGATTCGCGGAAGGGAAGCGAGAGGCCGCTGATGCCGGGGCGGCGCTCGCGGGGGCTCCGGTCAGCCGGAGCCCGCGGGGGTGCGGGGCATCATGCGCTCGGCCAGCCCACCGATCACCACGGCCGCGACGGCGCTGCCCACCGCGACCCAGCGCAGCAAGCCCTCGATCGACGCGCCCAGGCCCTCGCCCGCGGCTCGTACCTCGATCAGTGTCGCGCCCGCGGCCACGCAGATGCCCGCGACCCCGATCATGACGGCCAGCGTGACCCCGGAGGCCTGGCCGGCCCGCTCCGGTGGTACCACGACCTGGGTTCCGGCGCTGCCCATCGTCCACCCCAGGCCGTATCCGAGCCCGGTCAGCGCCAGCCCGGGCACATAGGTCCAGAGCCCCCCGCCGAAGGATGCGAGGAACAGGCCGGCGCCTCCGACCACGGTCCCCACGCCGATCGTACGGGGGACGTCGAAGCGCTCGCCGAGCCGCCCCGAGAGCAGCGCGGCGATCCCCGCCGAGACGGACGCGGCGAGGAAGACCAGGCCGGCCCCGAGCGGTGAGTAGCCCTCGACCTGCTGGAGGTAGATCGTGATGCCGTACATGGCGACGACGAAGGCGATGTTCGCGACGGTGGCCATCATGGTGATGAGCACATAGGGCTTGTTGCGGAACAGGTCGAGGGCGACCAGCGGCCAGCGGGTCACGCGCTCGTGGAGCACGAAGGCGACCAGCAGCAGCACCCCGGCCGCCGCGAGACCGACGGTCCACCCGGGGGGCCAGGCGGTCGAGCGGTCCACCGCGTATGTCACCAGGGCGATGCCGGCCGCGACGGCGAGTACGCCCGGCAGGTCGATCGAGCGGGGCACGGTGGTGTCGCGCGACTCCCGTACCCCGGCGACCACCATCAGGATGGCCGCCGCACACGTCGGGACGTTGACCAGCAGCACGACGCGCCAGCTCAGCAGTTCGGTGACACCGCCGCCGAACACGGGGCCGAGGGCCAGGGCCACGGCGCCGATCCCGAAGGCGTTCCCGATGGCCCGGAGTGTGCGCTCCGGGGGGTAGGCGTCCGTGATCACGGCGATGGCGAGCGGGAACAGCACGCCCGCGCCGACACCCTGGGCGATCCGCATCACGATGACGACGCCCGCGTCGGAGGAGAGCCCGGCGGCGAGCGAGCACACGCCGAACACGACCAGGCCCCCGAGCAGCATCCGCCTGCGGCCGAGGATGTCGCCGAGCCTTCCGCCGGGGACCAGGGTGGCGGCCAGCGCCAGCATGTAGCCGCTGATCACCCACTGGAGATCGGTGGTCGTCGTGCCGAGTTCCGAGGCCATCCGGGGGAGGGCCAGATTGAGTGCCAGGAAGTCCAGCTGCACGACGAAGATGCACAGCGAGGCTGCGATCAGCGTCAGGCCGAGACGCGGCTGCCCGGCACCGGGGCCGCCGGTGTGGGGCCCGGGGTCTTCGCCGTGAGGCCTGCGGTGGGGTCGGCCGAGGTGCATGGCGGGCTCCTGTGTTCCTGCGTCCGCCGGCCGTCCGGCGCACGCCCTCCCGGTGTGCGTCCGCCTGCCGGTTCCCGGCAGGGGTAGAGCGGTGTCCGCGATGCCCCACGACATGGCGCTCTGGCGGTGTGGGCCGCAGGGGCGTCCCGAGCATAGTCAACGGAGCGAGACGATTCCGGAGACAACGCCGCATTTCGCCGCCGCGGTGGCGGTGTGCCCGATCGCCCGGCCCCACCCGGGAGAGTTCCCGGCTTCCGGCATCCGCGCAGCGCGCTGATCCACCGGGGAGCGCCGGCCTGGCCTTAGCGTGTGACGATGCGTCACACAAAGCAGCGAACAGCAAGTCCCTGGACGAGAACCCAGGTCCTGACCATCGTGGCGACCGGACTCGGCCTCTTCATGGTCTTCCTCGACGCCCTCATCGCGAACGTGGCCCTGCCGGACATCCAGCGGGACTTCGGCGTCGGCGAGTCGGGTCTCCAGTGGGTGGTCACCGCGTACTCCATCGGTATGGCGGTGTTCATCATGGCCGGGGCGACCGCGGCGGACCGGTTCGGGCGCAGGCTCCTGTTCGTCGTCGGCGTCTCGGTGTTCACCCTCGCCTCGGCCGCCGCGGGCCTGGCGCCCGGGCTCGTCCCCATGGCCATCGCCCGCGCCGTGCAGGGCATCGGGGCCGCGACGGTGACCGTGACGTCGCTGGCGCTGGTGAGCGCCGCGTTCTCCGACGACGACGAGCGGGCGAAGGCCATCGGGCTGTGGACCGGCGTGGCGAGTGTGGCGACCGCCCTGGGCCCCACGGTCGGGGGCGTGCTGACCGAGAGCGTCAGCTGGCGGGCCGTGTTCATGGTCAATGTGCCGGTCGGAGTGCTGGTCCTGGTGATGACCGTCCGCTATGTGGCCGAGTCCCGGGAGAAGACTCCCCGCGGCTTCGACTGGGGCGGCCAGTTGCTGTTCGTGGTCGCCGTCGGGTCCCTGGCCTACGGGCTGATCGAAGGCCAGAAGGCCGGCTGGACGTCGGCCCGGATCCTGACCCTGCTGGTGGTCGGCGTGGTGGGGCTCGCCTTCTTCGCCCGCTACGAGTACCGGAACCCGAACCCGATGATGGACGTCCGCCTCTTCCGCCACCGCGCCTACGCCGTGGGCATCGCGACGATCTTCTCGGCCTTCTTCAGCGCGTACGGGATGCTGCTGGTCGTCACGCAGTACTTCCAGAACATCGAGGAGTACACCCCGGCGGCGGCCGGGCTGCTGATCCTCCCGTTCGCCTTCAACATCATGCTGCTCTCCCCGATCGCCGGCCGGCTGGCGGCACGGGTCGGGCCGCTGCCGGTCGCCAGGACCGGCCAGCCGCTGCTGGTCGCCGGGCTGGTCGTCATCGCCCTGGGGATGCCCGTCTCCGTGGCGGTGGTCGCAGCCGGCCTCTTCCTCTGCGGCGCCGGGGTGGCCCTCCTCGCCACCCCGGTCACCGCCCTGGCGATGAGCTCGGTGCCGGTGGACCGGGCGGGGATGGCCTCCGGCATCATGAGCGCCCAGCGGGCCATCGGCTCCACCTTCGGCTTCGCGGTCCTCGGCAGCATCCTCGCCGTCTGGCTGGGCCGGAGCCTCAACACCGACCTGCGCGAAGCGGTCCCGGACGCCGCGGCCCGCCGGACGATCGCCGACCGGATCATCCAGGAGGCCAACCCCCACGCCTACCCGGCCGAGATCGGCCCCGGCAGACCAGTGCCCGGGGCCTCGCTGGAGCAGCGCGCTTCCGTCGCGGAGATCGCGACGCGGGACTTCATCCAGGGCTGCCAGGTGAGCGTCGGCTTCGGAGCCGCCCTGTGCGCGGTGACCATGGTGCTGCTCTGGACGGTCGCGGGCAGCGGTACGGAGCCCCGCGCGTCACGGTGACCACCGGAGCAGTGCCACCGGAGCAGTGCCACCGGCGCCCAGCGCCGCGGCCGCGGCCGCGGCCCGCCCCGCCCGGACCGCTCCCGCCCCGCCCGGACCGCTCCCGCCCCGCCCGGACCGCTCCCGCCCGGCCCGGACCGCTCCCGGACCGCCCGGACCGCTCCCGCCCGGCCCGCCCCACCCCGGCCGGAGCGGTCCGGCCCGGGGCGGGGACGCGGGGATGGTCCCGGTGTTCCGGGGTGCGTGCCGCCGGAGCGTCCTCGTGGCGATCGGCGCGCTGGATGGTTCCGGTGTTCCCGGGGGCGTTGCCTTCCGCCCCGGCCGGTGCCGCGGCCGGCGCGGGCCCTCGCGGTGCTCCGGTCCGGCCCCGCTCCCCGCGAAGGCCCCGGACGGACGGACCTCTCCGCACTGCCGTGCTCAGCCGGCGGCCGGGCCGTCCGCGAGGACCGGCGGCGGCCTCAGCCCCGGCCAGGCGCCCAGCGCCCCGGCCAGCTGCGCCCGCGAACGGACGTCCAGCTTCTGGTAGATGCGGGTCAGCCGGGCCTCGACCGTCTTCACACTGAGGTACAGCCGCGCGGCCGCCTCCTGGTTGCTGGCGCCCTGCCCCACGAGCAGCGCCAGATGCAGCTCCGCCTCCGTCAGCGCCGGCAGGGCGCCGGCGCGGGAGGGTGCGGAATCGGACGTCCCCGACGGGGCCTCCGACACCAGCGCCAGCCAGGGCGCCGCGCCCGACCGCTCGAAGACCGCGGCCGCCGCCTGCAACGCCTGCTGGGCGGCCGAACGCCTGCGGCGGCGGCGCTCCACCCGGGCGAGCGCGATCAGCGCCCGGCCGCGCTCCAGCGGCAGTCCCGCGCCGCCGAACCGGTCGGCGGTGTCCGCCAGCAGCACGGCCGCCTCGTCGGACTTCCCGCCCGCCGCCAGGCACAGCGCGTCCACCCGGTCGCAGCCGAGCAGCACCGTCGTACGGCCCAGCCGCTCCGCGACCGGGCGGACGCCGGCCAGTACGTCGGCGGCCTCCTCGGGGGCGTCGTTGGCGAGCAGCGCCTCGGCCAGCTCCTCATGCCAGCGCAGCATGGACGGGTCGACGGCGCTCTGCGCCCGCTCCCCGGCCTGGACCCGGCGCAGCGTCTCCAGGGCGTTGGCCACGTCGCCGGTGACGAGCTGGATCCGGCCGAGCGCGTAGAGG
It encodes the following:
- the tgmA gene encoding putative ATP-grasp-modified RiPP, which codes for MRPFVLKYVLPAESPAVTLPYTYDSALQLNVLPDGRPAIVDRDLILVTGTTTSTAGSKTHFDD
- the tgmB gene encoding ATP-grasp ribosomal peptide maturase, with the translated sequence MTVLILTCRQDVTADMVIAKLHDRGVPLVRLDPADLPGEAALSAEYVRGDFYGHLSTDGRLLSMGALRSVWVRRPGEPAAHAEEPSEWLTAETEQALYGMLYSAPARWMNHPCVSAQARCKPWQLSLAHRSGFAVPPTVITTFPRVARQFAAQYRDIVVKSASGPPSGDPPVSLPTTRIPPDTDFSSVAAGPTLLQQYVPKRADIRLTAVGTSLFAARKRSVDGQVDGRYGDTGQPWKAADVPERIARSVRDYMSLAGLAYAAFDFAEDEEGLWWFLEGNQGGQFGFIELETGLPIAEAVAAWLAPPVREQG
- a CDS encoding helix-turn-helix domain-containing protein translates to MREDGESGQRDPVDVRLAARLAGLRAERGWSLDELARRSGVSRSTLSRAERGEISPTTSLLGKLCAVHGRTMSQLLGEVEAEPAEFVRAADQTVWADESAGFVRRSVSPPRTGLRAEIVESRLAPGADLAYEAPPVPGMEQHIWMLDGTVEITVGDSTHELHAGDCLRFRLRGPTRFRCAGPGEARYAVVVLP
- a CDS encoding DHA2 family efflux MFS transporter permease subunit, giving the protein MRHTKQRTASPWTRTQVLTIVATGLGLFMVFLDALIANVALPDIQRDFGVGESGLQWVVTAYSIGMAVFIMAGATAADRFGRRLLFVVGVSVFTLASAAAGLAPGLVPMAIARAVQGIGAATVTVTSLALVSAAFSDDDERAKAIGLWTGVASVATALGPTVGGVLTESVSWRAVFMVNVPVGVLVLVMTVRYVAESREKTPRGFDWGGQLLFVVAVGSLAYGLIEGQKAGWTSARILTLLVVGVVGLAFFARYEYRNPNPMMDVRLFRHRAYAVGIATIFSAFFSAYGMLLVVTQYFQNIEEYTPAAAGLLILPFAFNIMLLSPIAGRLAARVGPLPVARTGQPLLVAGLVVIALGMPVSVAVVAAGLFLCGAGVALLATPVTALAMSSVPVDRAGMASGIMSAQRAIGSTFGFAVLGSILAVWLGRSLNTDLREAVPDAAARRTIADRIIQEANPHAYPAEIGPGRPVPGASLEQRASVAEIATRDFIQGCQVSVGFGAALCAVTMVLLWTVAGSGTEPRASR
- a CDS encoding GNAT family N-acetyltransferase, yielding MTGFTVSRLGAGELGRAAPRLAELLVDAVEGGASVGFLAPLDRTAAEEWWNSHGPALAAGGRAVWVARDGERVVGTVSAGFTGYPNSGHRAEIAKLLVHREARGRGLGRALLGAAERGAAGRGATLLVLDTETGSPAERLYRSAGWTAAGVIPGFAADPGGTLRPTTFYYKQLSQDRPG
- a CDS encoding MFS transporter; translated protein: MHLGRPHRRPHGEDPGPHTGGPGAGQPRLGLTLIAASLCIFVVQLDFLALNLALPRMASELGTTTTDLQWVISGYMLALAATLVPGGRLGDILGRRRMLLGGLVVFGVCSLAAGLSSDAGVVIVMRIAQGVGAGVLFPLAIAVITDAYPPERTLRAIGNAFGIGAVALALGPVFGGGVTELLSWRVVLLVNVPTCAAAILMVVAGVRESRDTTVPRSIDLPGVLAVAAGIALVTYAVDRSTAWPPGWTVGLAAAGVLLLVAFVLHERVTRWPLVALDLFRNKPYVLITMMATVANIAFVVAMYGITIYLQQVEGYSPLGAGLVFLAASVSAGIAALLSGRLGERFDVPRTIGVGTVVGGAGLFLASFGGGLWTYVPGLALTGLGYGLGWTMGSAGTQVVVPPERAGQASGVTLAVMIGVAGICVAAGATLIEVRAAGEGLGASIEGLLRWVAVGSAVAAVVIGGLAERMMPRTPAGSG